CGTTTCTGTCATTCATTATTGACAGATACTTTTTTAGATTTAGGTGTTTCCCCGCTCGCTAACTCATTTGTAGCTCCGGAAAATCTATATAAAATGGAACCTTTCTACCCATTGCATACGTTTATTTGTAGCAATTGCTTACTTGTGCAACTAGATGAATTCGAATCACCCCAAAATATTTTTCATGACTATTTATACTTCAGCTCATTTTCGTCTAGTTGGCTATTGCATGCGAAACAATATGTTGAAATGGCGATTAAACGTTTCAGTTTAACTCCACATTCACAAGTGATTGAAATCGCAAGCAACGATGGATATTTATTACAATATTTTCAAAAAGAAAACATTCGTACATTAGGAGTAGAACCCGCAAAAAATGTCGCAAAAGTCGCTATTCAAAAAGGAATACCCACTAGAACAAGCTTTTTCGGTAATGATTTAGCCAAAAAATTACTAATAGAAAATCTGCAAGCTGATTTAATTATCGCTAACAATGTATTAGCCCACGTTCCTAATTTGCACGATTTTATCGCCGGATTAAAAACCATATTAAAGCCAGATGGCGTAATTACCATTGAATTTCCGCACCTATTAAACCTCATATCTTTTAAGCAGTTTGATACGATTTATCACGAACATTTTTCCTATTTTTCACTCATCTGTATTCAACAAATTTTACTTCATCATAAACTACAAGTTATAGACGTAGAAGAGCTTTCCACACATGGTGGATCCTTGCGATTATTCATAAAACATACAAGTAAAAATGTGAGAATCCGTTCAAACGTTGCAAAATTAATTCAAAAAGAAACAGATCATGAATTGCATAAATTAGACCGTTATCTTCATTTTCCTAAACAAATAAAACAATTGAAAATGGATATTTTAAAATTTTTTATTGAAGCACAATCTTTAAACAAACAAATTATCGGTTATGGAGCTCCCGCTAAAGGAAACACTCTTTTAAATTATTGTGGTATCGGAAAAGAATTTCTTGCTTATACAGTCGATAAAAACCCACATAAACAAGGGTTACTTTTACCTGGAACTCGTATTCCAGTCAAATCCCCTGAAGAAATAAAACGTACAAAACCTGATTATATCCTTATTTTACCGTGGAATTTGAAAGAAGAGATTATAGAGGAATGTTCCTTCATAAGTGAATGGGGCGGAAAATTTGTAGTTGCTGTTCCAAAAATAGAAGTGATTGAGCCATGAAGAAAATTCTTGTAACTGGCGGAAATGGATGGATTGGGAAATACGTAGTAAATACATTAGTGAACATGGGATATGAAGTACATGCCACCTATAATCGAAATAAGCCTTCTAATATTTCCTGCCATTGGCATAAAGTAAACTTATTAAATGAGGAAGAAGTTCAAAAACTGATTCATCAAATTAAAGCATCTCACCTTATTCATTTAGCGTGGGAAGCCGTCCCGCCAAAATGCTATGAATCTATCAATAATTTTTATTGGCTACAATCTAGCATTTCATTAATTCAGCATTTTGCAACTTGTGGTGGTGAAAGAGTTATCGTAGCTGGTACAGGTGCAGAGTACGAATGGATTAATGGTATACTACTTGAAGATTCTCGACTTCTCTCCTATAAAAACCCTTATTCATTATGTAAAAACACATTGCGTTCTTGGTTACAATCTTACTCTGAGCAAATTGACCTCAGCATGTGTTGGGGTAGAATTTTTCATTTATATGGACCATATGAACAAGGCAATCGTCTTATTTCCAACATTATTACTTCACTCCTACAAAATAAAGAAGCGTTATGTACACATGGGGAACAATATCGAGACTTCCTCCATGTGAGCGATGTTGCTGATGCTCTTGTCACATTATTAAGCAGTCATATAACAGGCACTGTAAATATTGCTTCTGGCCGTTCTATACAAATAAAAGAACTAGCTTCTATCATCGCAAAAAAAATGAGGAAAGAAAATTTAATTAAACTAGGTGCTATTCCTTTCCCTAAAGATGAACCTTTATTTGTTGGAGCTCATGTTGAACGGTTAAAAAATGAAGTAGGATGGCAACCGAAATACGATATAAATACAGGCATTGAAGAAACCATCGCATGGTGGTCATCATTTTATAAAAAAGCATAGCGATACGTATTACTTAAACGTAAATCTTTTGTGCCTATAGCTAATTCTCTATACCATTCCTCTAATCGTTCAGGCGTAATGATATGATGTGTACCCATTCCTGCAACTTTGCTAGCTTTAGAAAGCGTTGGACTAATTTGTAATTTCCGTTTTCTTATCGCATCATTCCATGGACTAAATCCGAACTATAAAATTTTTGTTCTATCCTTACTTATATCGCGCTAAGCTTTGTTTTGGCACCCAGCCTGCTTCCCCCTCTATTTTCACGCACCATATCCATCCATTCAGTTCCCTATCTCCCTGAAGCATCTCTCCACTATTTACATTCAATTCTTTTGCCGTATATTGTTCTGTAATTATTCCAGCCTCTCCGGTACCTCTTCTTATAATTTGTTCTGGCACCCAACCTTTTCGATTATATTTCTCTTCAC
The DNA window shown above is from Bacillus clarus and carries:
- a CDS encoding class I SAM-dependent methyltransferase, coding for MSQKKCRFCHSLLTDTFLDLGVSPLANSFVAPENLYKMEPFYPLHTFICSNCLLVQLDEFESPQNIFHDYLYFSSFSSSWLLHAKQYVEMAIKRFSLTPHSQVIEIASNDGYLLQYFQKENIRTLGVEPAKNVAKVAIQKGIPTRTSFFGNDLAKKLLIENLQADLIIANNVLAHVPNLHDFIAGLKTILKPDGVITIEFPHLLNLISFKQFDTIYHEHFSYFSLICIQQILLHHKLQVIDVEELSTHGGSLRLFIKHTSKNVRIRSNVAKLIQKETDHELHKLDRYLHFPKQIKQLKMDILKFFIEAQSLNKQIIGYGAPAKGNTLLNYCGIGKEFLAYTVDKNPHKQGLLLPGTRIPVKSPEEIKRTKPDYILILPWNLKEEIIEECSFISEWGGKFVVAVPKIEVIEP
- a CDS encoding SH3 domain-containing protein; this encodes MKYIVIQSHESNYPDPICLEKGDVVFIGEKYKGPENWDNWVYCCEEKYNRKGWVPEQIIRRGTGEAGIITEQYTAKELNVNSGEMLQGDRELNGWIWCVKIEGEAGWVPKQSLARYK